The Terriglobia bacterium genome includes a region encoding these proteins:
- a CDS encoding DUF4411 family protein: MPYIFDTNSIVALSHYYPKRFPSFWTRFDAAVEAEDVVSVREVSREIENHSHIQPWLADWLTAHKSVFRVPTPEEMRFVVEIFRVKPFQALVGEKQRLRGTPAADPFVIGCAKISNGVVITQEVKKDGGAKIPNVCDHFGIQWTNLEGFLAAKGWEF, translated from the coding sequence ATGCCTTACATCTTCGATACCAACAGCATCGTTGCTCTTTCTCACTACTATCCGAAACGATTCCCCAGTTTCTGGACTCGGTTCGACGCGGCGGTGGAGGCCGAGGATGTCGTTTCTGTCCGGGAAGTTTCCCGGGAAATCGAAAATCACAGCCATATTCAACCGTGGCTGGCTGATTGGCTGACAGCGCACAAATCCGTATTCCGCGTACCGACGCCGGAAGAAATGCGGTTTGTTGTCGAGATCTTCAGAGTGAAGCCGTTCCAGGCTCTCGTCGGCGAGAAACAACGCCTGCGCGGGACTCCGGCCGCAGACCCGTTTGTCATTGGCTGTGCAAAAATCAGCAACGGCGTGGTCATTACACAGGAGGTCAAAAAGGACGGCGGAGCGAAGATACCCAATGTCTGTGATCATTTCGGGATCCAGTGGACGAACCTGGAGGGATTCCTCGCCGCGAAAGGCTGGGAGTTTTAG
- a CDS encoding FG-GAP-like repeat-containing protein, with translation MGKAFVYGFFCCLAVILGGVEVEAQNPLQKVYGIDFSPYLNGQDPNIGSQITPEQIAARLQIIAPYTTWVRSFGSTNGLENIPLVAHQMGLKVAANAWISNPTLSPNDAQNTAEINSLVAAANAGLVDIAIVGSEAIRRKDVTVSQLLAYMQQVRAAIPQNIPVTTADIWQTFIDNPSLIAASDVVFANLYPYWESTPQDNALCSLESSYQKLQTAAGATPVYVSETGWPSAGGVKGFAVPSVANANLYALQFLSWANANGIKSFYFEAFDEAWKANTDEGTVGAHWGLWDVNGAMKSGMNAFFNGQTAPVDCTGDGFISGPTALTFTYVPPYGSADPLDVKVTGIHPADYVLATYIQVFGGWWTKPTFDQPTVPINPDGTVQVAIDTGGSDQLATDIAVFLIPAGCTPPKVGNGALPTLDCAVASLQVHRTQSSISGTITDNLNVPIANAAVSDPVLGTTTTAPDGRYSFYQITAAGTATLTVTYPIYTFAASPKTVPIPMANLIVNFTGLPTLTITSAALPDGYTGAPYAATLVATGGGTLYSNWAIGAGALPPGLVLDGASGIVAGTPTTTSGSPYGFSVTVQDNLGNMAAPQTFTITVATGMTTSTVLTSSANPQSLGQPVTLTATITPAPTTGKVTFYDSTTLLGISSISNGIATLHTSMLASGARSLKAYYGGGAAYRPSMSATVKETVRAVPTNGFHAGATLMFGATANSVVIGDFNSDGKADLAVTNDVFAGTISVFLGKGDGTFQTAAHFGAGINPMSPVVADFNGDGKTDLAVLANFIPSRTTVGVFLGNGDGTFQPAMSFGADIGSNAIAAADLNGDGNADIVVANATSNDVSVLLGNGDGTFQSAVNFGVGSYPLSVSVGDFNDDGRADIVSANSGLFGGGHDVSVLLGNGDGTFQSAVDFGVGPYPYFVVVGDFNGDGEVDLAVANYATYCCSTIPSVSVLLGNGNGTFQTALSFAAGSQPFSLAVGDFNGDGAADLAVVNDSTDYVILLLGNGDGTLQAPVNLSPGSSSLRSIAVGDLNSDGATDIITATGAVFLGSLLPRQRPRGQLTSQ, from the coding sequence GTGGGCAAAGCGTTCGTGTACGGCTTTTTCTGTTGTCTTGCTGTCATTCTGGGCGGAGTCGAGGTCGAGGCTCAAAATCCTCTTCAGAAGGTGTACGGCATCGACTTTAGCCCGTATCTCAACGGGCAGGATCCCAACATCGGCAGTCAGATTACCCCCGAACAGATTGCGGCCCGCCTGCAGATCATTGCGCCTTATACAACGTGGGTCCGGTCCTTTGGGAGCACCAATGGACTTGAAAATATTCCATTAGTCGCCCACCAAATGGGGCTGAAAGTCGCGGCGAATGCGTGGATCTCTAACCCCACTCTTTCTCCCAACGATGCGCAGAACACCGCTGAGATCAACAGCCTCGTTGCTGCCGCGAACGCGGGGCTCGTTGACATCGCAATTGTTGGATCGGAAGCAATCCGTCGAAAAGATGTGACCGTTAGTCAATTACTTGCATACATGCAGCAGGTTCGAGCGGCAATCCCCCAAAACATTCCGGTCACTACTGCCGATATTTGGCAAACGTTCATTGATAATCCCAGTCTCATTGCAGCAAGCGATGTTGTGTTCGCGAATCTCTATCCCTATTGGGAGAGTACACCGCAAGACAATGCGCTCTGCTCGCTCGAGTCTTCATATCAGAAGCTCCAGACTGCTGCGGGTGCAACGCCGGTGTATGTGAGTGAAACGGGTTGGCCGTCGGCGGGAGGTGTCAAAGGTTTTGCGGTTCCGTCCGTTGCGAACGCGAATTTGTACGCACTGCAGTTCCTTTCCTGGGCAAATGCCAATGGCATCAAGTCATTTTATTTTGAGGCGTTCGATGAAGCATGGAAGGCGAATACCGATGAGGGAACGGTAGGGGCACATTGGGGCCTGTGGGATGTGAACGGCGCGATGAAGTCGGGCATGAACGCGTTTTTTAACGGTCAGACGGCACCCGTGGACTGTACCGGCGATGGCTTTATTTCCGGACCAACGGCCCTCACATTTACGTATGTTCCGCCCTATGGCAGCGCTGATCCGCTCGATGTGAAGGTCACCGGCATCCATCCAGCAGATTATGTCCTTGCCACCTATATCCAAGTCTTTGGCGGATGGTGGACAAAGCCCACCTTCGACCAACCGACAGTGCCGATCAATCCTGATGGAACGGTACAAGTAGCAATCGACACAGGAGGAAGCGATCAACTGGCTACTGACATTGCGGTCTTTTTGATCCCCGCCGGTTGCACACCACCCAAGGTCGGGAATGGAGCGCTGCCCACGCTTGATTGTGCTGTCGCATCTCTGCAAGTCCACCGCACGCAGAGTTCGATTAGTGGCACCATTACCGACAATCTCAATGTGCCGATTGCAAACGCGGCTGTTTCAGATCCAGTTCTTGGCACGACGACGACCGCACCGGATGGCAGGTACTCGTTTTACCAAATTACCGCTGCCGGAACTGCAACGCTCACCGTCACCTATCCCATTTACACGTTTGCGGCCTCACCGAAAACAGTACCCATTCCGATGGCCAACCTGATTGTGAATTTCACTGGCTTACCAACCTTGACCATTACCTCAGCAGCACTGCCCGATGGATATACAGGCGCACCATATGCAGCAACGCTTGTGGCGACTGGAGGTGGAACACTCTACAGTAACTGGGCCATAGGCGCGGGAGCGCTGCCTCCTGGCTTAGTGTTAGATGGCGCGAGCGGCATTGTTGCAGGTACGCCGACGACGACGAGCGGTAGCCCCTATGGCTTTAGCGTGACAGTACAGGATAATCTGGGCAATATGGCGGCGCCGCAAACATTTACAATCACTGTCGCAACAGGAATGACCACGAGCACAGTGCTCACCAGCTCAGCAAACCCGCAGAGTTTAGGACAGCCGGTCACGCTGACTGCCACCATTACGCCGGCGCCAACAACCGGCAAGGTGACCTTTTACGACAGCACAACGCTGCTCGGAATCTCATCCATATCGAACGGCATCGCAACTCTTCATACAAGCATGCTTGCCAGTGGTGCCCGATCACTGAAGGCTTATTACGGCGGGGGCGCCGCTTATCGTCCGAGCATGAGCGCCACGGTGAAAGAAACTGTTCGCGCAGTACCAACGAATGGGTTCCACGCTGGTGCGACGCTGATGTTCGGGGCAACCGCCAATTCGGTGGTCATCGGAGACTTCAATAGTGATGGCAAGGCGGATTTAGCAGTTACGAATGATGTGTTTGCCGGCACCATAAGCGTGTTTTTGGGCAAGGGCGACGGTACGTTCCAAACTGCCGCACACTTCGGTGCGGGCATTAATCCTATGTCACCAGTGGTGGCGGATTTCAATGGAGACGGCAAGACGGACTTGGCAGTATTAGCAAATTTCATTCCGAGTAGGACAACAGTCGGTGTGTTCCTGGGCAACGGCGACGGCACGTTTCAGCCTGCGATGAGTTTTGGCGCGGATATCGGCTCAAACGCGATTGCGGCGGCAGATTTGAATGGCGATGGCAACGCCGACATTGTCGTCGCCAACGCGACCAGCAACGATGTCAGCGTGCTCTTGGGTAACGGCGATGGGACGTTTCAAAGTGCAGTGAATTTCGGCGTTGGCTCGTATCCATTGTCTGTTAGTGTCGGTGATTTCAATGATGACGGTAGGGCCGACATCGTGAGTGCAAACTCCGGTCTCTTCGGCGGCGGCCACGATGTTAGCGTCCTGCTTGGTAACGGCGATGGCACGTTTCAGTCGGCAGTGGACTTCGGTGTTGGGCCGTATCCTTATTTTGTTGTAGTTGGCGACTTTAATGGCGACGGCGAGGTTGATCTGGCTGTTGCGAATTATGCCACGTACTGTTGCTCCACGATTCCTAGCGTTAGCGTGCTCTTGGGAAATGGCAACGGCACGTTTCAGACAGCTCTTAGTTTTGCAGCGGGTTCACAGCCGTTCTCTCTTGCGGTTGGAGACTTCAACGGCGACGGCGCCGCCGATCTGGCTGTTGTTAACGATAGTACTGACTACGTGATTCTGCTCTTAGGTAACGGCGATGGGACATTGCAAGCGCCAGTCAACTTGTCCCCTGGCTCGTCGAGTTTACGCTCCATCGCTGTTGGCGATCTGAACAGCGATGGAGCAACTGACATCATTACCGCAACCGGCGCTGTCTTCCTCGGCTCTCTTCTCCCGCGTCAACGCCCACGGGGACAGCTCACGAGTCAATGA